One window of the Cydia splendana chromosome 18, ilCydSple1.2, whole genome shotgun sequence genome contains the following:
- the LOC134799680 gene encoding uncharacterized protein LOC134799680 has product MPANLSELERSKIVVLWEQGYKKAQIARELHLTRNTVAKWVNHYESDGNVTARRRPAPRSIINPAGVREIMAAFYLNPFTPTRHFANQFNCHISTVRRALHDAGIHCRIPAVKIHLTDAHKAPRLRLAEEMENFDFSCVIFADEKTFKSIQHGRKHLWCMNNTRYNPENVLPNQESGRVTVNMWAWMSANVPGELVFLPERATGENYLSVLRDVLLPSANVHSGPVLQKATVPSVSHNVQEAVAAVAHPIEHRGATLAERGVETVHARIRKHPGRAAVSRQPQQHPECIIVLDPQSI; this is encoded by the exons ATGCCAGCAAACTTAAGTGAATTGGAGAGAAGTAAAATTGTAGTCCTGTGGGAGCAGGGTTACAAGAAAGCGCAAATAGCAAGAGAGTTACACCTTACG AGGAACACTGTCGCTAAATGGGTTAACCATTACGAGAGTGATGGCAACGTTACTGCAAGAAGGCGACCAGCTCCACGTAGTATAATTAATCCAGCCGGCGTGAGAGAAATTATGGCAGCCTTCTACCTGAATCCGTTTACCCCGACGCGGCATTTTGCAAATCAATTTAACTGCCACATCTCAACCGTCCGGCGAGCTCTTCATGATGCCGGAATACACTGCCGCATTCCGGCTGTGAAAATACACCTTACAGATGCTCATAAGGCACCACGTCTTAGGTTGGCCGAAgaaatggaaaattttgatttttCATGCGTCATATTTGCTGACGAAAAGACTTTCAAGTCTATCCAACATGGCCGGAAGCATTTATGGTGCATGAATAATACCCGGTATAACCCTGAAAACGTGCTGCCAAATCAAGAGTCTGGAAGAGTGACGGTTAATATGTGGGCGTGGATGAGTGCTAATGTTCCTGGTGAGCTGGTATTTTTACCAGAAAGGGCCACTGGGGAAAATTACCTCTCAGTACTGAGAGATGTACTGCTGCCGTCG GCTAACGTGCATAGTGGACCAGTGCTTCAGAAGGCCACTGTCCCATCTGTTAGCCACAACGTCCAGGAGGCTGTGGCGGCTGTCGCGCACCCTATCGAGCATCGCGGCGCAACGCTTGCGGAGCGTGGCGTGGAAACCGTCCACGCTCGCATCCGCAAACATCCCGGACGCGCTGCAGTATCGCGGCAGCCGCAACAGCACCCTGAATGCATCATTGTACTGGACCCGCAGAGCATTTAG